One genomic region from Nostoc sphaeroides encodes:
- a CDS encoding NifU family protein — MTNLEELIQEINRFEAIISEWDESQRCVAVGLKRAIEALHKAALTNLIKSLKQESLPALRHAVADELVYAVLLYHELVKPPKPPLSQRIQAALEEVRPGLKSHDGDVELVAIKPPDTVEVKLIGTCSSCPASTLTLSQGVEQAIKNHCPEITKVVAVNNSPAVKNANSGLISPFSSKITCTWIKVATIDEVPEFNVIAVQLAGTSLILHRQGVTVKCYRNACTHLGSPLEKGKVENGIITCPAHGFQYKLETGKCLTVPDVSLQSYPVKVKDDKVFVKLQK; from the coding sequence ATGACAAATCTTGAAGAATTAATTCAGGAAATTAATCGTTTCGAGGCAATTATATCCGAGTGGGATGAAAGCCAACGGTGTGTAGCAGTAGGTCTAAAAAGAGCAATTGAAGCTTTGCATAAAGCTGCGTTGACTAATTTGATTAAAAGCCTAAAACAAGAATCACTGCCGGCTTTGCGCCATGCTGTTGCAGATGAATTAGTATATGCAGTGCTACTCTATCACGAACTAGTCAAACCACCAAAGCCTCCACTTTCACAACGCATTCAGGCAGCCCTTGAAGAAGTTCGCCCAGGTTTAAAAAGCCATGATGGTGATGTAGAATTAGTGGCAATTAAGCCCCCAGATACAGTAGAAGTTAAATTAATCGGAACTTGCAGCAGTTGTCCAGCTTCTACTTTGACTTTATCTCAGGGAGTAGAACAGGCAATAAAAAACCATTGTCCTGAAATTACCAAAGTTGTTGCAGTCAATAATAGCCCTGCTGTTAAGAACGCGAATTCTGGTTTAATCAGTCCATTCTCTTCAAAAATAACTTGTACTTGGATCAAAGTAGCAACTATTGATGAAGTTCCTGAGTTTAACGTCATCGCAGTACAACTTGCTGGTACTTCGCTAATTTTACATCGTCAAGGCGTTACAGTAAAATGTTACCGTAATGCCTGTACCCATCTAGGATCTCCCTTAGAAAAGGGTAAAGTTGAAAATGGTATTATTACCTGTCCTGCCCACGGATTCCAGTACAAATTAGAGACAGGTAAATGCTTAACCGTGCCTGATGTTTCGCTTCAGTCGTATCCAGTCAAGGTTAAAGACGATAAGGTTTTTGTGAAACTACAAAAATGA
- a CDS encoding hydrogenase small subunit — protein sequence MTNVLWLQGGACSGNTMSFLNAEEPTVCDLIADFGINILWHPSLGLELGNDLQTLLRNCISGTIPLDILVFEGSVVNAPNGTGEWNRFADRAMKDWLLDLAKVAKFIVAVGDCATWGGIPAMSPNPSESEGLQFLKRQEGGFLGKDFVSQAGLPVINIPGCPAHPDWITQILVAIATGRIADIAFDELNRPQTFFNTYTQTGCTRNVHFAYKASTSEFGQRKGCLFYDLGCRGPMTHSSCNRILWNRVSSKTRAGMPCLGCTEPEFPFFDLKPGTVFKTQTVMGVPKELPPGFNKKDYALLTMVAKDAAPAWAEEDFFTV from the coding sequence ATGACTAACGTACTATGGCTACAAGGTGGTGCTTGTTCAGGCAACACCATGTCATTTCTCAACGCTGAAGAACCGACAGTCTGCGATTTAATTGCCGACTTTGGTATCAATATACTTTGGCATCCTTCCTTGGGGCTGGAACTAGGCAACGATTTGCAAACACTGCTACGGAATTGTATTTCTGGCACAATTCCTTTAGATATCTTGGTATTTGAAGGCAGCGTTGTTAATGCCCCCAACGGTACTGGCGAATGGAATCGGTTTGCCGATCGCGCCATGAAAGATTGGTTATTAGACCTTGCTAAAGTTGCTAAATTTATCGTCGCTGTGGGAGACTGTGCCACCTGGGGAGGAATTCCCGCCATGTCACCTAATCCTAGCGAATCGGAAGGTTTACAATTTCTCAAGCGCCAAGAAGGCGGCTTTTTAGGGAAAGATTTCGTATCACAAGCGGGATTACCTGTAATTAATATACCTGGATGTCCTGCCCATCCCGACTGGATTACGCAGATATTAGTTGCGATCGCTACTGGACGCATAGCAGACATTGCTTTCGATGAACTAAATCGTCCTCAAACCTTCTTCAACACCTATACCCAAACTGGTTGTACCCGCAACGTTCACTTTGCCTACAAAGCATCAACCAGCGAATTTGGTCAGCGCAAAGGCTGTCTATTTTATGACTTGGGTTGTCGCGGCCCCATGACTCATTCCTCCTGCAACCGCATCTTATGGAACCGCGTCTCTTCCAAAACTCGCGCCGGAATGCCTTGTTTAGGTTGCACAGAACCAGAATTTCCCTTCTTTGACCTCAAACCAGGAACAGTATTTAAAACCCAAACAGTAATGGGAGTTCCCAAAGAATTACCGCCAGGATTCAACAAAAAAGACTACGCCTTACTCACAATGGTTGCAAAAGATGCAGCGCCAGCTTGGGCAGAAGAAGACTTTTTTACAGTTTAG